The Hydrogenophaga crocea genome contains a region encoding:
- a CDS encoding AbrB family transcriptional regulator: protein MLRGPASWTRTALTLLLAYAAARLCVWLGTPIPWMIGPLLCTGLVSVFGARTESWAPLRNLGQWVIGAALGLYFTPEVGALVASLWWAIVLGVAWALMLGLGLAAWLRRVHAARLRLPPQQLLSTTYFAGAIGGASEMTLLAERQGARTDLVAAAHSLRVLLVTVTIPFALQAAGVRGLDALPPAIRVVQPGGLALLGLLTLAGALLMQRLGRANPWFMGALVATMAITLSGVQLSALPATLTELSQLFIGVSLGVRFTPAFAHTAPRWLGSVALATCVMMGLCAGFGWLMAQLTGLHPVTMLLGTAPGGIAEMAITAKVLQLGVPVVTAFQVCRLVAVLVLAEPVYRWRFARA, encoded by the coding sequence ATGTTGCGCGGGCCGGCGTCCTGGACGCGCACGGCCCTCACCCTGTTGCTCGCCTATGCCGCCGCCCGCCTGTGCGTCTGGCTCGGCACCCCCATCCCCTGGATGATCGGCCCCCTGCTGTGCACGGGGCTGGTGTCGGTGTTCGGCGCCCGCACCGAGAGCTGGGCGCCCTTGCGCAATCTCGGCCAGTGGGTGATCGGCGCGGCGCTGGGCCTGTACTTCACGCCCGAGGTGGGCGCGCTCGTGGCCAGCCTGTGGTGGGCCATCGTGCTGGGCGTGGCCTGGGCCCTGATGCTGGGGCTGGGCCTGGCGGCCTGGCTGCGCCGGGTGCACGCGGCGCGGTTGCGGCTGCCGCCGCAGCAGTTGCTCAGCACCACCTATTTCGCGGGCGCGATCGGCGGCGCGTCGGAGATGACCCTGCTGGCCGAGCGCCAGGGCGCGCGCACCGACCTCGTGGCCGCGGCCCATTCGCTGCGCGTGCTGCTGGTCACCGTGACCATCCCTTTCGCCCTGCAGGCCGCGGGCGTGCGCGGGCTCGATGCGTTGCCGCCCGCGATCCGCGTGGTGCAGCCGGGCGGGCTGGCGCTGCTGGGCCTGTTGACGCTGGCGGGGGCGCTGCTGATGCAGCGCCTGGGCCGCGCCAACCCCTGGTTCATGGGCGCGCTCGTGGCGACCATGGCAATCACCTTGTCGGGCGTGCAGCTGTCGGCGCTGCCGGCCACGCTCACCGAGCTGTCGCAGCTGTTCATCGGCGTGAGCCTGGGGGTGCGCTTCACGCCCGCTTTTGCGCACACGGCGCCGCGCTGGCTGGGCTCGGTGGCGCTGGCCACCTGCGTGATGATGGGCCTGTGCGCGGGCTTCGGCTGGCTCATGGCGCAGCTCACCGGCCTGCACCCGGTGACCATGCTGCTGGGCACCGCGCCCGGGGGCATCGCCGAAATGGCCATCACGGCCAAGGTGCTGCAGCTCGGGGTGCCGGTGGTCACGGCCTTCCAGGTGTGCCGGCTGGTGGCCGTGCTGGTGCTCGCCGAGCCGGTGTACCGCTGGCGCTTCGCGCGGGCCTGA